A window of the Brassica oleracea var. oleracea cultivar TO1000 chromosome C1, BOL, whole genome shotgun sequence genome harbors these coding sequences:
- the LOC106335443 gene encoding uncharacterized protein LOC106335443 — protein MIRPLTVVYGEWLFRDNCWDFVVDNVKGARMCFLSDSSTHADLVEMAQEDYNLDTNREVVDFTYSLPEEMMQQMAPDTPPIHVTNDRQVRNLIEICKTHDVRLCVSSRGMMIVSDATEVSDEGGDVNKVSDKGEEEDYEDGNEEEEDADVPNFAEVNEDDFVDYSVYGKVKDEDEDEVEADDMCFEGFKAPYASEGGSSNMAFSDNIYVKQSFVSREALVTKALVVAKCRVAGCGWKLRVVETWNKHVLGNQVSENYTCSVSDRMAQRKHSTPKYVGKLFIERVGIIDGLNLKHIKEAMKNIFGMTLDYTTSYRALLYAQELVRGSVEDGYGRLPSYMEQIKIVNLGSITSIEHDDKDRFKYLFLAFGASITGFQYQRRVIVVDGTHLSRKYEGVMLVAAAKDGNFQIFPLAFGIVDAKNDESWECFFTKLSSCISDEHALVIVSDRHTAIKNACDKNIVKKFKGKHLLHLVKGAAYAHTVYDFDRYMHEIRSANPALATYLEDADVRLWSRVHCHGDRYNLKTSNISESINSALKPARGFLLEFIREKLGKWY, from the exons ATGATTCGGCCGTTAACTGTAGTCTATGGAGAATGGTTGTTCAGAGATAATTGTTGGGATTTTGTGGTGGATAATGTCAAGGGAGCGAGAATGTGCTTTTTGAGTGATAGTTCTACACATGCCGATCTCGTTGAAATGGCTCAAGAAGATTATAATCTGGACACCAACAGAGAGGTTGTGGATTTTACTTACTCTTTACCAGAAGAAATGATGCAACAAATGGCTCCAGATACTCCTCCTATTCATGTCACAAATGATAGACAAGTTCGGAACTTGATCGAGATATGTAAAACCCATGATGTACGTCTTTGTGTATCAAGCCGAGGCATGATGATTGTTAGTGATGCCACTGAAGTCTCAGATGAGGGGGGAGATGTTAATAAAGTCTCAGATAAGGGAGAAGAAGAAGATTATGAAGATGGTAATGAAGAGGAGGAGGATGCTGATGTCCCCAATTTTGCTGAAGTAAATGAGGATGATTTTGTAGATTACAGTGTGTATGGAAAAGTGAAAGATGAGGATGAGGATGAAGTAGAGGCAGATGATATGTGTTTTGAGGGTTTCAAAGCGCCATATGCTAGTGAAGGAGGCAGCTCGAATATGGCATTTTCTGACAATATCTATGTCAAACAGAGTTTTGTTAGCAGAGAAGCCTTG GTAACTAAAGCTCTAGTTGTGGCAAAATGTCGTGTTGCGGGCTGCGGATGGAAGCTTAGAGTGGTTGAAACATGGAACAAACACGTTTTGGGTAACCAAGTATCTGAAAACTACACATGTTCGGTGTCGGATCGAATGGCTCAACGGAAACATTCTACTCCAAAGTATGTTGGTAAGCTTTTCATAGAGCGCGTTGGAATCATTGATGGGTTAAATCTGAAGCATATCAAAGAGGCAATGAAGAACATATTTGGAATGACGCTAGACTACACCACTTCATACAGAGCATTGTTATATGCCCAAGAATTGGTAAGAGGATCAGTAGAAGATGGGTATGGGCGGCTGCCTTCATATATGGAGCAAATCAAGATAGTAAATCTAGGTTCTATCACTAGTATAGAACATGATGATAAAGATAGATTTAAGTATCTGTTTCTAGCTTTTGGAGCTTCTATTACTGGTTTTCAGTATCAGCGAAGGGTCATCGTGGTTGATGGGACTCACCTAAGCAGGAAGTATGAAGGTGTTATGCTAGTTGCAGCTGCAAAAGATGGTAATTTTCAGATATTTCCCTTGGCTTTTGGAATTGTAGATGCTAAAAATGATGAGTCTTGGGAATGTTTCTTCACAAAATTGAGCAGTTGTATATCTGATGAGCATGCTTTGGTGATAGTCTCCGACCGTCACACAGCTATTAAAAACGCATGTGATAAG AACATTGTCAAAAAGTTTAAAGGAAAACATCTCTTGCACTTGGTTAAAGGCGCTGCTTATGCTCATACAGTTTACGACTTCGACCGGTACATGCATGAGATTCGGAGTGCTAATCCGGCGCTGGCAACATACTTGGAGGACGCGGACGTGAGACTATGGTCACGGGTTCATTGTCATGGAGATAGGTACAATTTAAAAACGAGCAACATATCTGAATCTATTAACTCTGCACTGAAGCCAGCAAGAGGATTCCTTTTAGAGTTTATAAGGGAGAAGCTGGGAAAGTGGTATTAG
- the LOC106315713 gene encoding uncharacterized protein LOC106315713 produces the protein MASRFQEASLVTSPSYPNAVAWSSENLIAVAAGHLVIILNPAFPSGPRGVISVPNAEPYQIGKVRYEDLLSGGLLPSSLKRERHPCVRSLSWSDLGMSQNYGCLLAVCSAEGRVKLYRPPFSDFSADWLEVNKSKKRFFENLLSMNFGESNNLSSTSLSNKDQVVQPDTEDDERIPILRTRKRRRTSVDNINLHEMDITDQASCSKQDNQTVNNVLAIELYEQPSNAHNCHSLPKAPKKCSREISPEKYVSREALLSSLSVAWSSLLTFSTEGSSFENLLRFSLLAIGSKSGCVSIWKVHAPESYHIERGNVSPNVELTAIIQAHSSWVSTMSWGIFGCDSSNPQMLLVTGSCDGSVKIWMSNKEDLQKSVEVYTSSFFLLKQVVAVNLVPVSTLSFVVNNYSNEMHLAIGKGSGSFEVWKCEISTRKFEQVASTNAHDQVVTGLAWSYDGRCLYSCSQDNYVRNWILSENTISEVPIPANTPGLSSTSDLPDDFLSCLGVALSPGNLAVALVRSFNIELLNPMYEARSQKAAVEFTWNGAQQSGESEDCSETITEAILGFSKNEYAYWESNLLWSLKEFKDYNKPLVLWDMITAMLAFKQSMPEFVELVTTKWLSVSYLGFHADIPMEDLVPKISKRFSAIPSRLLHILNVISRRVMLSELKTDEINRKLQVQRMNNEEEIDLWLKLLQESERELRERLVGLSFSAYLTAESASSTGNWHPAGLAQMQQWVEINHDIVDSQLQTLSLDVKSSLTRSSSNSTETALEEESCPYCAAPVHFNSPEEAVCQAPHLKKKKERCDQGHKLERCCVSMQVCPPTPLWFCKCCNRLTLELAPEALFALPSFPNDLKSLPEYSFSKVALKPFCLFCGILLQRKQPEFLLSASPV, from the exons ATGGCGTCGCGGTTCCAGGAGGCTTCACTGGTTACTTCGCCATCGTACCCTAACGCCGTCGCGTGGTCATCGGAAAATCTGATCGCCGTCGCCGCTGGCCACCTCGTCATCATCCTC AATCCGGCATTCCCAAGTGGACCTCGTGGGGTGATCTCAGTCCCTAACGCCGAGCCTTATCAGATTGGCAAGGTTCGCTATGAAG ATTTGCTTTCTGGTGGACTCTTACCTTCGAGTTTGAAGAGGGAAAGACATCCCTGTGTCCGCTCTCTCTCATGGTCTGACTTAGGAATGTCTCAAAACTACGG CTGTTTACTGGCTGTTTGCTCAGCAGAAGGCAGGGTTAAGCTATATCGACCTCCCTTTTCTGATTTCTCTGCTGACTGGCTCGAGGTAAATAAATC AAAAAAAAGATTTTTTGAGAATCTTTTAAGCATGAACTTTGGAGAGTCCAACAATCTTTCTTCTACGTCATTATCTAACAAG GATCAAGTAGTGCAACCTGACACTGAAGATGATGAAAGGATTCCAATTCTCAGGACACGCAAGCGAAGAAGAACGAGCGTAGACAACAT AAACTTGCATGAAATGGATATTACAGATCAAGCATCATGTTCCAAGCAAGATAACCAAACGGTGAATAAT GTACTTGCGATTGAATTGTATGAACAGCCAAGCAATGCTCACAATTGTCACTCTTTGCCTAAAGCTCCGAAAAAGTGCAGTCGAGAGATAAGTCCAGAGAAGTATGTTTCTCGTGAGGCATTATTATCCTCTCTTTCTGTCGCCTGGTCCTCTTTACTAACCTTCTCAACAGAAGGTTCTTCTTTTGAGAATCTGTTAAGATTCTCTCTTTTGGCAATTGGTTCAAAGTCCGGTTGTGTTTCCATATGGAAAGTCCATGCACCAGAAAGCTATCACATTGAACGTGGCAATGTATCTCCCAACGTGGAACTTACAGCTATTATTCAGGCCCATAGCTCATGGGTTTCAACGATGAGTTGGGGAATTTTTGGCTGCGATTCTTCCAATCCGCAAATGCTGTTGGTTACTGGGAGTTGCGATGGTAG TGTGAAGATTTGGATGAGCAACAAAGAAGACTTGCAAAAATCTGTTGAGGTCTACACATCTTCATTTTTTCTATTAAAACAG GTTGTAGCGGTGAACCTTGTTCCGGTTTCAACGCTTTCATTTGTTGTGAACAATTATTCTAATGAAATGCACTTGGCAATCGGCAAAGGATCTGGTTCCTTTGAAGTATGGAAGTGTGAAATATCTACCCGAAAGTTTGAACAAGTTGCTTCAACTAATGCTCATGACCAAGTG GTTACGGGTTTAGCTTGGTCATATGATGGCCGTTGTTTGTACAGTTGCAGTCAG GATAATTATGTCCGAAACTGGATCTTATCTGAGAATACCATCTCTGAAGTGCCAATTCCTGCAAACACTCCTGGTCTCAGTAGCACAAGTGAT CTTCCTGACGACTTTCTGTCATGTCTTGGTGTTGCATTGTCCCCTGGAAACCTTGCTGTTGCTTTG GTCCGCAGCTTTAATATTGAACTCTTGAATCCGATGTACGAAGCAAG GTCACAGAAGGCTGCTGTAGAGTTCACATGGAATGGCGCACAACAATCCGGAGAATCGGAAGATTGTTCGGAGACGATAACCGAAGCTATTCTGGGATTCTCCAAGAACGAATACGCATACTGGGAATCTAATTTGCTATGGTCGTTGAAAGAGTTCAAAGATTATAATAAGCCTCTAGTTCTTTGGGATATGATAACAGCTATGTTGGCGTTCAAACAATCAATGCCGGAGTTTGTTGAATTGGTAACAACCAAATGGCTCTCTGTGTCGTACCTTGGGTTTCATGCTGACATCCCCATGGAAGATCTTGTGCCAAAGATCTCCAAACGCTTCTCTGCTATTCCTTCAAGGTTGTTACATATTCTCAACGTAATCTCCAGACGTGTAATGTTATCAGAGCTCAAAACGGATGAAATCAACAGAAAACTGCAAGTTCAGAGAATGAACAATGAAGAAGAGATTGATCTGTGGCTCAAACTGCTCCAGGAAAGCGAAAGAGAGCTCCGGGAAAGATTGGTTGGTCTCAGCTTCTCCGCTTATCTAACTGCTGAGTCAGCTTCTTCCACTGGGAACTGGCATCCAGCGGGATTGGCTCAGATGCAACAATGGGTTGAGATCAATCACGATATCGTCGATAGTCAGCTCCAAACACTTTCATTAGATGTAAAATCTAGTCTAACAAG ATCAAGTAGTAATAGCACAGAAACCGCATTAGAGGAAGAGAGCTGTCCTTATTGTGCGGCGCCAGTTCATTTCAACTCGCCAGAAGAAGCTGTTTGCCAAGCTCCGCACCTAAAGAAGAAGAAAGAGAGATGCGATCAAGGACACAAACTTGAGAGGTGTTGCGTCTCAATGCAAGTATGTCCACCCACTCCTTTATGGTTCTGCAAATGCTGCAACCGTTTGACTTTAGAGCTCGCTCCAGAGGCCTTATTCGCATTGCCGTCGTTCCCGAATGATCTCAAGTCGCTTCCGGAATATTCCTTTAGCAAAGTTGCCTTGAAACCATTCTGCCTCTTCTGTGGAATTCTCTTGCAGAGAAAGCAGCCGGAGTTTCTGCTATCTGCTTCACCTGTATGA
- the LOC106335432 gene encoding uncharacterized protein LOC106335432, producing MPLRRGYQELQRLIGRGGIGEEGREGGGGEATETAAILVVEGNCAEEINDSSAGCSEENAAARTKPVLKEKEEFQLEEVKLPQGIESITVSSVDLHPENAGSVLQFLEFCLTFREALGLRDGQAHLVVREVLSGSQEHSTLTQTIIQLLTLILVDRGDISVGLSATDDRWFTILGNCLAESEVKLDDFPPEMFQKGISEYEEMDSLQKLKLLNFVCDEALGISVMRNFIENPEYVEKKKKAEEKLNAAEAREKQLYQKIKNDFAKAEADNNGVALTIEQRLAIISQMSAESEEVHFEKKKNQFPVELDDNDLILWNLKSYNEEPTILLQDLGSCSDICPHEKWYSFSSEQKPQVEKYITFKK from the exons ATGCCCCTGAGAAGAGGATATCAAGAGCTTCAGAGATTGATCGGGAGAGGAGGCATTGGGGAGGAAGGTCGGGAGGGAGGAGGCGGTGAAGCGACTGAGACGGCGGCGATTCTGGTGGTGGAA GGGAATTGTGCTGAAGAGATAAATGATTCAAGTGCTGGCTGCAGCGAGGAGAATGCTGCGGCAAGAACCAAACCCGTTCTCAAGGAGAAAGAGGAGTTTCAGCTTGAGGAGGTTAAGCTACCACAGGGCATCGAATCAATCACTGTTTCAAGTGTTGATTTGCACCCTGAAAATGCTGGAAGCGTGCTTCAGTTTTTAGAGTTCTGTCTGACTTTTAGAGAG GCTCTGGGTTTGAGGGACGGGCAAGCTCATTTGGTTGTACGTGAGGTTCTATCTGGGAGCCAAGAGCATTCTACGCTTACCCAGACGATAATCCAATTATTGACTCTTATACTAGTTGACAGAGGAGACAT ATCGGTTGGCTTGAGTGCAACTGATGACAGGTGGTTCACTATTCTTGGAAATTGTCTTGCGGAATCAGAAGTTAAGCTTGATGACTTCCCTCCTGAGATGTTTCAGAAAGGCATTTCTGAGTATGAGGAGATGGATTCATTACAAAAGCTTAAGCTTTTGAATTTTGTATGCGATGAAGCGCTTGGCATATC GGTGATGAGGAATTTCATTGAAAACCCTGAATATGTTGAAAAGAAAAAGAAAGCAGAAGAAAAGTTGAATGCAGCAGAAGCTAGG GAGAAACAACTGTATCAGAAGATAAAAAATGACTTTGCCAAAGCTGAAGCAGATAATAATGGGGTTGCATTAACAATCGAACAACGGCTTGCAATTATATCGCAAATGTCTGCCGAATCCGAAGAAGTTCATTTTGAAAAGAAAAAG AACCAATTCCCGGTTGAACTGGATGACAATGATCTTATTCTCTGGAATTTGAAGTCGTACAATGAAGAACCAACCATTTTGCTTCAAG ATTTGGGAAGCTGTAGTGACATATGTCCTCATGAAAAATGGTATTCTTTTAGCTCCGAGCAGAAACCACAGGTTGAGAAGTACATCACTTTCAAAAAGTAA
- the LOC106323698 gene encoding general transcription factor 3C polypeptide 5 — translation MGIIEHGAVSGTLPSKEAFVVHFPGYPSSIPRAIETLGGVQGITEARGLFSNKLELRFRPEDPYAHPALGEQRPCSGFLFKISKQEVKKPDSQPVVATSDVSLKEASPALCADIVARVSDAFHFDGMADYQHVIPIHADIARQKKRKWMDVDPLAGGSDLMGLADEDVMMLLPQVFAPKDIPDNLALKPPATSGPKKKDDAATQNFYEMDIGPVFAIDFSVKDIPKNLNWEEFVSPSSHHWQWQVSLSALFEERPIWTRDSVVQRLLDKGLKCTHHMLNRYLLRAAYYFSNGPFLRFWIKRGYDPRNDPESRVYQRMEFRVPPELRSYCDANATNKSKPRWNDICAFKLFPFKCQTFLQLFELDDEYIQREIRKPGKQTTCSHKTGWFSEALLDTLRLRVAVRFVSVFPEPGFEDVIKSIQEEFERSEKIQTFKETHKPSLVKHKEPTKGSEDMEKFKSTNDDVDVIVNEYGDDEDLDEEEEEDEEELYVPTADDEISIDSHGYLDTENSSRTYLQGLFDSFPTSEPGLYGDFAVDDGEFQIYEEESDEGLYSIDDNDGEEEEDDDDDDA, via the exons ATGGGAATCATAGAACATGGAGCGGTCTCAGGTACCTTGCCGAGCAAGGAGGCCTTTGTAGTGCACTTCCCTGGATACCCATCATCTATTCCCCGAGCCATTGAAACCCTTGGAGGAGTTCAAGGGATTACTGAG GCAAGAGGATTATTTTCAAACAAGCTTGAGCTGCGTTTCCGGCCAGAGGATCCTTATGCACATCCTGCGTTGGGAGAACAGCGTCCTTGCAGCGGGTTTTTGTTTAAAATTTCTAAGCAAGAAGTCAAGAAACCTGACAGTCAGCCTGTTGTTGCCACTAGTGATGTAAGTTTGAAGGAGGCTAGTCCAGCTCTATGTGCAGATATTGTCGCTCGTGTTTCCGATGCATTTCACTTCGATG GCATGGCTGACTATCAGCATGTTATTCCTATTCACGCGGATATAGCGCGGCAGAAGAAGAGAAAGTGGATGGACGTGGATCCCCTTGCAG GAGGCAGTGATTTGATGGGCTTGGCTGATGAAGATGTTATGATGTTATTGCCACAGGTCTTTGCACCCAAAGATATACCTGACAATTTGGC GTTGAAACCTCCGGCAACTTCTGGCCCCAAAAAGAAAGATGATGCGGCGACTCAGAACTTTTATGAG ATGGATATTGGGCCAGTATTTGCAATTGATTTTAGCGTCAAAG ATATCCCAAAGAATCTAAACTGGGAAGAATTTGTATCTCCTAGCTCGCACCACTGGCAATGGCAGGTATCACTCTCTGCATTGTTTGAAGAGCGTCCTATTTGGACAAGAGACTCTGTTGTTCAACGATTACTTGATAAAGGTCTTAAATGCACACATCATATGTTAAACAG GTATCTGCTCAGGGCTGCATATTATTTCTCCAACGGTCCGTTTCTTAGGTTCTGGATTAAAAGAGGCTATGATCCACGGAACGATCCTGAGTCTCGTGT ATACCAGAGAATGGAATTCAGGGTTCCACCTGAGTTACGAAGTTATTGCGATGCTAATGCAACTAACAA ATCAAAGCCAAGGTGGAACGACATTTGCGCTTTTAAGTTATTTCCTTTTAAATGCCAAACATTTCTGCAGTTATTTGAACTCGACGACGAGTACATCCAGCGAGAGATAAGAAAGCCTGGCAAACAGACTACTTGTAGC CATAAAACAGGATGGTTCTCAGAAGCCTTGCTAGATACTTTGAGACTCCGTGTGGCTGTGAGGTTTGTGTCTGTGTTTCCTGAGCCAGGCTTCGAAGATGTAATTAAATCCATTCAAGAAGAGTTTGAGAGGTCTGAAAAAATTCAAACCTTTAAAGAGACACATAAACCATCTCTAGTGAAGCATAAGGAGCCAACTAAAG GCTCTGAAGACATGGAAAAGTTTAAAAGTACAAACGATGATGTTGATGTTATTGTTAATGAGTATGGAGATGATGAAGACCTGGATGAAGAAGAGGAAGAAGATGAAGAAGAACTATATGTG CCTACAGCAGACGATGAGATATCTATTGATTCCCATGGAT ATCTAGATACTGAGAACAGCTCCAGAACGTATCTTCAAGGCTTGTTCGATAGCTTTCCAACGAGTGAACCTGGTTTGTATGGAGACTTTGCTGTCGACGATGGAGAGTTTCAGATATACGAAGAAGAATCTGATGAGGGTTTGTATTCTATTGATGATAATGATGGCGAGGAAGAAGAAGATGACGATGATGATGATGCGTGA